The Vibrio echinoideorum DNA window GCCATTGTTTTCTGTTTTTTATAATTAATTGAACAGTGCTTTTAATTCTAAAGTAGACTCATTATTATTGCAGCCATAATTGGCGTTTTTTAGAGCAAGGAAACAACAAGATCATGTTGAATACTGAGCTTGTAAAAGTTAAGAACCTAAGTTTCTCTCGAGGTGAACGAGTTATCTTTGATGACATCAGTTTAGAAGTACCTCAAGGAAAAATAACCGCAATCATGGGGCCATCAGGGATCGGTAAAACGACGTTGCTGCGCCTGATTGGCGGGCAATTACCGCCAGATAGCGGTGAAGTTTGGTTTGATGGGGACAATATCCCCGCATTATCACGTCGAAAGCTCTATCAAGCACGTAAAAAAATGAGCATGCTTTTCCAATCGGGTGCACTTTTTACGGATCTCAATGTGTTTGATAATGTGGCATTTCCGTTGCGAGAACACACCGAACTGAATGAAAAATTCATCCGTACTATCGTATTACTCAAGCTTGAAGCGGTCGGTTTACGAGGGGCAGCAGAATTAATGCCAAGCGAACTGTCTGGTGGTATGGCGAGACGAGCTGCGTTGGCTCGTGCGATAGCGTTAGACCCGGAACTGATAATGTACGACGAACCTTTTGTTGGCCAAGATCCAATTACCATGGGCGTCTTGGTTGAACTCATCCGAAACCTCAGTCAAGCTTTGGGCTTAACCTCGATTGTCGTATCGCATGATGTCCCTGAAGTGATGAGCATTGCTGATTGGGTTTACTTACTTGCAGATGGGAAGATCATTGCATCAGGTTCGCCTGATGAGTTGTACAACAATAGTGATCCGCGAGTACAACAATTTTTACAAGGCGACGCGGATGGCCCTGTACCATTTAGGTTTCCTGCGAAAAGTTTAGAAGAGGATTTGTTCTAATATGATAGCCAAAACTATTGCGGGTGTCGGTAAACGTACACTTGCGATCTGCGAGTCAGTTGGTCGAGCAAGCCTGATGTTGTTTGGGGCTCTGTTTGGTATTCCGAAACTAAAAAACTTCCCCTTATTAGTAAAACAACTCTATAGCGTTGGCGTTCAGTCATTGGCTATTATTTTGGTTTCGGGTCTATTTATTGGCA harbors:
- the mlaF gene encoding phospholipid ABC transporter ATP-binding protein MlaF; amino-acid sequence: MLNTELVKVKNLSFSRGERVIFDDISLEVPQGKITAIMGPSGIGKTTLLRLIGGQLPPDSGEVWFDGDNIPALSRRKLYQARKKMSMLFQSGALFTDLNVFDNVAFPLREHTELNEKFIRTIVLLKLEAVGLRGAAELMPSELSGGMARRAALARAIALDPELIMYDEPFVGQDPITMGVLVELIRNLSQALGLTSIVVSHDVPEVMSIADWVYLLADGKIIASGSPDELYNNSDPRVQQFLQGDADGPVPFRFPAKSLEEDLF